In the Hordeum vulgare subsp. vulgare chromosome 7H, MorexV3_pseudomolecules_assembly, whole genome shotgun sequence genome, one interval contains:
- the LOC123411881 gene encoding histone-lysine N-methyltransferase CLF isoform X2, whose protein sequence is MSDEDGSEASRHVLRVIDSLKKKVTADRFTYIKNKIEGNKIKLSPVTQSTSNSSKIWQRNTSNSTDSNLLTSRQDDVLSSGPRIVLSPADEDGVSSDEESSYATSTVMLGGNLAAKNVTRPIKLQEAQKIPPYTTWTFLDRNQRMTEDQSVLGRRRIYYDASCGEALICSDSEDEAVEDEEEKKEFKVSEDCLIRMTIQECGMSDAVLETLARCFDRVAGDIKARYEILNGGKTEGSLKKVSELNAKVEDLYRDKDLDAALDSFDNLFCRRCLVFDCKLHGCSQDLVFPTEKQPPWNSMDDGIPCGIHCYKLAPKPDATTTVDSDMLDIEEPTHSSDNTRNQLSSNKKKQGSSGKKAKSQQSEGSSIQRVASESSDSEGHPTSTKSPQQSSCQSKVKISPKGGIRKSTNRRIAERILMSVKKGQREVAPSDSNSGGCLWPRDMKLRSDTRNGHKDSVASPQQNSPSTRSSRKKDVPQMENNLASGEDRNDATEETKNEHSAIDGHDSSMIEDVEENICRQENKCRSWKVIEQGLLVKGLEIFGRNSCLIARNLLCGMKTCSDVFQYMSYIENSSASGNLSRGDSLVKGYIKGHELRVRSRFIRRRGRVRRLKYTWKSAGYHFIRKRITERKDQPCRQYNPCGCQSSCGKQCPCLVNGTCCEKYCGCPKMCKNRFRGCHCAKSQCRSRQCPCFAADRECDPDVCRNCWVGCGDGSLGVPNQRGDNYECRNMKLLLKQQQRVLLGKSDVSGWGAFLKNTVSKHEYLGEYTGELISHKEADKRGKIYDRENSSFLFNLNNEFVLDAFRMGDKLKFANHSPDPNCYAKVIMVAGDHRVGIFAKERIGSGEEIFYDYRYEPDRAPVWARKPDAPGAKDPGQPSSGRAKKLAH, encoded by the exons ATGTCAGATGAAGATGGAAGTGAGGCCTCCCGACATGTTTTACGTGTTATTGACTCGTTGAAGAAGAAAGTTACAGCCGATCGTTTTACTTACATTAAG AATAAGATAGAGGGAAACAAGATAAAGCTCAGTCCCGTTACACAAAGCACTAGCAATTCTTCAAAAATCTGGCAAAGAAATACATCAAATAGCACTGACTCGAATCTGCTGACAAGTAGGCAAGACGATGTACTCTCTTCTGGGCCTCGTATTGTACTATCCCCCGCTGATGAAGACGGTGTCAGTTCTGATGAAGAAAGCTCCTATGCCACGTCAACTGTTATGTTGGGTGGAAATCTAGCTGCAAAGAATGTCACTAGGCCAATTAAACTCCAAGAAGCGCAAAAAATTCCGCCTTATACAACATGGACATTTTTGGACAG GAACCAGAGGATGACAGAAGACCAGTCTGTACTTGGTCGACGAAGGATTTACTATGATGCAAGTTGTGGTGAAGCTTTAATTTGCAGTGATAGTGAGGATGAAGCTGTTGAGGatgaagaggagaaaaaggagtTCAAAGTTTCTGAAGACTGTCTAATTCG GATGACAATTCAAGAATGTGGCATGTCTGATGCAGTGCTGGAAACCCTAGCTCGATGTTTTGATAGGGTAGCTGGTGACATAAAG GCCAGATATGAGATCCTAAATGGGGGCAAAACCGAGGGTTCTCTTAAAAAGGTTTCTGAACTTAATGCCAAAGTGGAAGATCTCTACCGTGATAAAGATTTAGATGCAGCATTGGATTCCTTTGACAATCTCTTTTGTCGCCGATGTCTA GTTTTTGATTGCAAACTACATGGGTGTTCTCAAGATTTAGTATTTCCT ACAGAAAAGCAACCACCTTGGAACAGCATGGATGATGGTATACCATGTGGTATTCATTGTTATAAACTG GCTCCTAAACCAGATGCTACTACCACAGTTGATTCTGACATGCTTGACATAGAGGAGCCAACTCACTCATCTGATAATACAAGGAACCAGTTAAGCTCAAATAAGAAAAAACAGGGTTCTAGTGGTAAGAAAGCGAAATCCCAACAAAGTGAAGGCTCTTCAATCCAAAGGGTTGCCTCAGAAAGCAGTGACTCAGAAGGACATCCAACGAGTACTAAATCTCCACAACAATCATCTTGTCAATCCAAAGTCAAAATTAGCCCAAAAGGTGGAATCAGGAAAAGTACTAATAGAAGAATCGCCGAGCGGATTCTTATGAGTGTTAAAAAAGGACAAAGAGAAGTGGCACCATCAGATTCTAATTCTGGTGGATGTCTCTGGCCAAGGGATATGAAGCTTAGATCCGATACACGAAATGGACACAAGGATTCAGTTGCATCCCCACAACAGAATTCTCCAAGTACAAGAAGTTCTCGGAAGAAGGATGTGCCTCAAATGGAGAATAATTTAGCTTCAGGGGAAGATCGTAATGATGCAACAGAGGAAACCAAGAACGAACATTCAGCAATAGATGGCCATGATAGTTCGATGATAGAAGATGTTGAGGAGAATATATGCAGACAAGAAAATAAATGTAGATCCTGGAAGGTGATTGAGCAAGGGCTTCTAGTGAAAGGTTTGGAGATTTTTGGAAGGAACAG TTGTTTAATTGCTCGGAACCTTCTCTGTGGAATGAAAACATGTAGCGATGTTTTTCAGTATATGAGTTATATTGAAAATAGTAGCGCATCCGGAAATCTTAGCAGGGGTGATTCTCTCGTCAAAGGATATATAAAG GGACATGAGTTGCGTGTAAGATCACGGTTTATTAGAAGACGGGGTAGAGTTCGTCGTTTGAAGTACACCTGGAAATCTGCAGGTTACCATTTTATAAGGAAAAGGATTACAGAAAGGAAAGATCAGCCTTGTCGGCAATATAATCCATGTGGTTGTCAATCATCATGTGGGAAACAGTGTCCATGTCTCGTAAATGGGACGTGCTGTGAGAAATACTGTGG GTGTCCGAAAATGTGCAAGAATCGTTTTCGAGGTTGTCATTGTGCAAAGAGCCAGTGTCGCAGTCGCCAATGTCCATGCTTTGCTGCTGACAGGGAATGTGATCCTGATGTGTGCAGAAACTGCTGGGTAGG GTGTGGTGATGGTTCACTGGGAGTTCCCAACCAAAGGGGCGATAATTATGAATGCCGGAACATGAAGCTACTTCTTAAACAACAACAAAGG GTCTTACTTGGGAAATCTGATGTTTCTGGCTGGGGAGCATTTCTCAAG AATACTGTTAGCAAGCATGAGTATCTTGGCGAGTACACTGGGGAGCTTATTTCTCACAAGGAAGCAGATAAGCGTGGAAAGATATATGACCGCGAGAACTCGTCCTTCCTTTTCAACCTGAATAATGAG TTTGTTCTGGATGCCTTCAGAATGGGCGACAAGCTGAAGTTTGCCAACCACTCCCCCGACCCGAATTGCTATGCCAAGGTTATCATGGTGGCAGGCGATCATAGGGTAGGCATCTTTGCCAAAGAGCGGATCGGTTCAGGCGAGGAGATCTTCTATGATTACCGCTATGAGCCTGACCGAGCCCCCGTGTGGGCTCGAAAGCCCGATGCTCCTGGAGCGAAAGACCCCGGGCAGCCATCCAGCGGGCGGGCCAAGAAGCTCGCCCACTGA
- the LOC123411881 gene encoding histone-lysine N-methyltransferase CLF isoform X1: MSDEDGSEASRHVLRVIDSLKKKVTADRFTYIKNKIEGNKIKLSPVTQSTSNSSKIWQRNTSNSTDSNLLTSRQDDVLSSGPRIVLSPADEDGVSSDEESSYATSTVMLGGNLAAKNVTRPIKLQEAQKIPPYTTWTFLDRNQRMTEDQSVLGRRRIYYDASCGEALICSDSEDEAVEDEEEKKEFKVSEDCLIRMTIQECGMSDAVLETLARCFDRVAGDIKARYEILNGGKTEGSLKKVSELNAKVEDLYRDKDLDAALDSFDNLFCRRCLVFDCKLHGCSQDLVFPTEKQPPWNSMDDGIPCGIHCYKLAPKPDATTTVDSDMLDIEEPTHSSDNTRNQLSSNKKKQGSSGKKAKSQQSEGSSIQRVASESSDSEGHPTSTKSPQQSSCQSKVKISPKGGIRKSTNRRIAERILMSVKKGQREVAPSDSNSGGCLWPRDMKLRSDTRNGHKDSVASPQQNSPSTRSSRKKDVPQMENNLASGEDRNDATEETKNEHSAIDGHDSSMIEDVEENICRQENKCRSWKVIEQGLLVKGLEIFGRNSCLIARNLLCGMKTCSDVFQYMSYIENSSASGNLSRGDSLVKGYIKGHELRVRSRFIRRRGRVRRLKYTWKSAGYHFIRKRITERKDQPCRQYNPCGCQSSCGKQCPCLVNGTCCEKYCGCPKMCKNRFRGCHCAKSQCRSRQCPCFAADRECDPDVCRNCWVGCGDGSLGVPNQRGDNYECRNMKLLLKQQQRVLLGKSDVSGWGAFLKVRLLLPSYPSLFPLTHLIYLFHNLQNTVSKHEYLGEYTGELISHKEADKRGKIYDRENSSFLFNLNNEFVLDAFRMGDKLKFANHSPDPNCYAKVIMVAGDHRVGIFAKERIGSGEEIFYDYRYEPDRAPVWARKPDAPGAKDPGQPSSGRAKKLAH; encoded by the exons ATGTCAGATGAAGATGGAAGTGAGGCCTCCCGACATGTTTTACGTGTTATTGACTCGTTGAAGAAGAAAGTTACAGCCGATCGTTTTACTTACATTAAG AATAAGATAGAGGGAAACAAGATAAAGCTCAGTCCCGTTACACAAAGCACTAGCAATTCTTCAAAAATCTGGCAAAGAAATACATCAAATAGCACTGACTCGAATCTGCTGACAAGTAGGCAAGACGATGTACTCTCTTCTGGGCCTCGTATTGTACTATCCCCCGCTGATGAAGACGGTGTCAGTTCTGATGAAGAAAGCTCCTATGCCACGTCAACTGTTATGTTGGGTGGAAATCTAGCTGCAAAGAATGTCACTAGGCCAATTAAACTCCAAGAAGCGCAAAAAATTCCGCCTTATACAACATGGACATTTTTGGACAG GAACCAGAGGATGACAGAAGACCAGTCTGTACTTGGTCGACGAAGGATTTACTATGATGCAAGTTGTGGTGAAGCTTTAATTTGCAGTGATAGTGAGGATGAAGCTGTTGAGGatgaagaggagaaaaaggagtTCAAAGTTTCTGAAGACTGTCTAATTCG GATGACAATTCAAGAATGTGGCATGTCTGATGCAGTGCTGGAAACCCTAGCTCGATGTTTTGATAGGGTAGCTGGTGACATAAAG GCCAGATATGAGATCCTAAATGGGGGCAAAACCGAGGGTTCTCTTAAAAAGGTTTCTGAACTTAATGCCAAAGTGGAAGATCTCTACCGTGATAAAGATTTAGATGCAGCATTGGATTCCTTTGACAATCTCTTTTGTCGCCGATGTCTA GTTTTTGATTGCAAACTACATGGGTGTTCTCAAGATTTAGTATTTCCT ACAGAAAAGCAACCACCTTGGAACAGCATGGATGATGGTATACCATGTGGTATTCATTGTTATAAACTG GCTCCTAAACCAGATGCTACTACCACAGTTGATTCTGACATGCTTGACATAGAGGAGCCAACTCACTCATCTGATAATACAAGGAACCAGTTAAGCTCAAATAAGAAAAAACAGGGTTCTAGTGGTAAGAAAGCGAAATCCCAACAAAGTGAAGGCTCTTCAATCCAAAGGGTTGCCTCAGAAAGCAGTGACTCAGAAGGACATCCAACGAGTACTAAATCTCCACAACAATCATCTTGTCAATCCAAAGTCAAAATTAGCCCAAAAGGTGGAATCAGGAAAAGTACTAATAGAAGAATCGCCGAGCGGATTCTTATGAGTGTTAAAAAAGGACAAAGAGAAGTGGCACCATCAGATTCTAATTCTGGTGGATGTCTCTGGCCAAGGGATATGAAGCTTAGATCCGATACACGAAATGGACACAAGGATTCAGTTGCATCCCCACAACAGAATTCTCCAAGTACAAGAAGTTCTCGGAAGAAGGATGTGCCTCAAATGGAGAATAATTTAGCTTCAGGGGAAGATCGTAATGATGCAACAGAGGAAACCAAGAACGAACATTCAGCAATAGATGGCCATGATAGTTCGATGATAGAAGATGTTGAGGAGAATATATGCAGACAAGAAAATAAATGTAGATCCTGGAAGGTGATTGAGCAAGGGCTTCTAGTGAAAGGTTTGGAGATTTTTGGAAGGAACAG TTGTTTAATTGCTCGGAACCTTCTCTGTGGAATGAAAACATGTAGCGATGTTTTTCAGTATATGAGTTATATTGAAAATAGTAGCGCATCCGGAAATCTTAGCAGGGGTGATTCTCTCGTCAAAGGATATATAAAG GGACATGAGTTGCGTGTAAGATCACGGTTTATTAGAAGACGGGGTAGAGTTCGTCGTTTGAAGTACACCTGGAAATCTGCAGGTTACCATTTTATAAGGAAAAGGATTACAGAAAGGAAAGATCAGCCTTGTCGGCAATATAATCCATGTGGTTGTCAATCATCATGTGGGAAACAGTGTCCATGTCTCGTAAATGGGACGTGCTGTGAGAAATACTGTGG GTGTCCGAAAATGTGCAAGAATCGTTTTCGAGGTTGTCATTGTGCAAAGAGCCAGTGTCGCAGTCGCCAATGTCCATGCTTTGCTGCTGACAGGGAATGTGATCCTGATGTGTGCAGAAACTGCTGGGTAGG GTGTGGTGATGGTTCACTGGGAGTTCCCAACCAAAGGGGCGATAATTATGAATGCCGGAACATGAAGCTACTTCTTAAACAACAACAAAGG GTCTTACTTGGGAAATCTGATGTTTCTGGCTGGGGAGCATTTCTCAAGGTAAGATTGCTCCTTCCATCTTATCCATCGCTCTTCCCTCTAACTCATCTTATTTATCTTTTCCACAATCTTCAGAATACTGTTAGCAAGCATGAGTATCTTGGCGAGTACACTGGGGAGCTTATTTCTCACAAGGAAGCAGATAAGCGTGGAAAGATATATGACCGCGAGAACTCGTCCTTCCTTTTCAACCTGAATAATGAG TTTGTTCTGGATGCCTTCAGAATGGGCGACAAGCTGAAGTTTGCCAACCACTCCCCCGACCCGAATTGCTATGCCAAGGTTATCATGGTGGCAGGCGATCATAGGGTAGGCATCTTTGCCAAAGAGCGGATCGGTTCAGGCGAGGAGATCTTCTATGATTACCGCTATGAGCCTGACCGAGCCCCCGTGTGGGCTCGAAAGCCCGATGCTCCTGGAGCGAAAGACCCCGGGCAGCCATCCAGCGGGCGGGCCAAGAAGCTCGCCCACTGA